A genomic segment from Fusarium fujikuroi IMI 58289 draft genome, chromosome FFUJ_chr04 encodes:
- a CDS encoding thi1-like regulatory protein encodes MDTIEYRPTSPIRKTHRRTTRACDDCRRLKEKCIGSMPCDRCKYFGRPCQFSDRFRRSRVSRTAVQTVNASAVEVTSGDVSVYFEAERIQALEHIVRHYTGLEEFSRERLENVIADLLPLRNQEEGLVDMIEVENDDASYDGRDCESVGTASTANVEFSHHEFSRRVQKKVKDELADFEFEDSGTDTAVSDKANASQLLSRDAAVLEAVSLFPPAPSALTLLRVFFEIAQTNYFYTDEEVLRQRLDQFYSCPTRVGSEDAPWVSVALMVFALGTQFSHLCQSSVRGSNRELMRDAHDICQTMDDTIASTFYRKATNLIPDILGMGCIESVQAFLLFGIYVLPIDPAGLSCTYFGIAIKVATQFNLHQKTLRDLSPREVELRKRVWWTAYVLERRICILHGRPVSISRLDIDANLPIDLEELQPKERINTFQNNMAMLKLTIFMEDARDGILVLKNKDKVQKVKAFQNMVQLKERLRSYWQSLSEDTFCRDLTPGKPLFRSNIHLFLTYNLIHILIGRSFILDELNINTKDTPSAEWTKLRSELVNDCINSAVTTIHLCQTLHDETSLSKSSYTEFSSCCAAVLALVAKCVSDRSSSCKDACKKGMELLREISTGVFSTSGEKRTVEGLEIAFDRLNHAKRRDSNGKLDEDGYLQFRNWVAMQQIIPGGSLQLPRQENSMLDVFGGPLLTYQCSGMAGGYKTGCSLPARTEVISLPDLGDWFDHGFEQPVA; translated from the exons ATGGATACAATAGAGTACCGGCCAACGTCCCCTATCCGGAAGACACATAGAAGAACGACAAGAGC ATGCGATGATTGTCGCCGACTCAAGGAGAAATGTATCGGCTCCATGCCCTGCGACAGATGCAAATACTTTGGCAGGCCTTGTCAGTTCAGCGATAGGTTCAGAAGAAGCCGAGTTTCTCGTACAGCAGTACAAACAGTCAATGCATCCGCGGTGGAAGTAACGTCTGGGGATGTCTCTGTGTACTTTGAGGCGGAACGTATCCAGGCGCTAGAGCATATCGTGAGACATTACACAGGGCTCGAAGAGTTCAGCAGGGAGAGGCTTGAGAACGTCATCGCAGATCTTTTGCCTCTACGTAATCAAGAGGAGGGTTTGGTAGATAtgattgaggttgagaacgATGATGCGAGTTATGATGGGAGGGATTGCGAAAGTGTAGGTACAGCGTCAACCG CAAACGTAGAGTTCTCTCACCACGAGTTCTCTCGTCGTGtgcagaagaaggtcaaagaTGAGCTGGCCGACTTTGAGTTCGAG GACTCAGGGACAGACACAGCAGTCAGCGACAAAGCAAATGCTTCTCAGCTTCTATCTAGAGACGCAGCAGTGCTTGAAGCTGTGTCTTTGTTCCCACCAGCTCCCTCTGCACTGACCCTCTTGCGAGTATTCTTTGAGATCGCCCAAACAAACTATTTCTATACCGACGAGGAGGTACTTCGACAACGCCTTGACCAGTTCTACTCTTGTCCTACACGTGTGGGTAGCGAAGATGCCCCTTGGGTCTCTGTCGCGTTGATGGTCTTTGCGCTCGGAACACAATTCTCGCATCTCTGTCAGTCTTCGGTTAGGGGCTCAAATCGAGAGCTCATGAGAGATGCCCACGATATCTGTCAGACCATGGATGATACTATTGCATCGACATTCTACAGAAAGGCCACAAACCTGATCCCTGATATTCTAGGTATGGGCTGCATCGAAAGCGTGCAGGCCTTTCTCCTATTCGGCATATATGTCCTTCCTATCGACCCAGCTGGCTTGTCTTGTACCTATTTCGGAATTGCTATCAAGGTGGCAACACAATTCAACCTTCATCAGAAGACTCTCCGAGATCTATCTCCTCGAGAAGTAGAGCTGCGGAAAAGAGTTTGGTGGACTGCCTATGTTCTCGAACG CCGGATTTGCATCTTACACGGACGGCCTGTTTCTATTTCAAGACTAGATATTGATGCTAATCTGCCAATTGATTTGGAAGAACTGCAACCCAAGGAGAGAATCAACACTTTTCAAAACAACATGGCCATGCTCAAGCTGACTATCTTTATGGAGGATGCTCGAGATGGAAT TCTGGTTTTaaagaacaaagacaaagtGCAGAAAGTCAAAGCATTTCAAAACATGGTCCAACTCAAGGAGAGGCTCCGCAGTTACTGGCAAAGTCTCTCCGAGGACACCTTTTGTCGAGACCTGACACCTGGCAAACCACTATTCCGATCCAACATACACCTCTTCTTAACATATAATTTGATCCATATCCTGATTGGTCGATCTTTTATCCTGGACGAGCTGaatatcaacaccaaggacACGCCGAGTGCAGAGTGGACGAAACTCAGAAGCGAACTAGTCAACGACTGTATCAACAGTGCCGTCACCACTATTCACCTTTGTCAAACTCTGCATGATGAGACTAGTCTTTCAAAATCTTCTTACACGGAGTTCAGCTCCTGCTGCGCTGCTGTTCTCGCGCTGGTAGCAAAATGTGTCTCGGACAGGAGCAGCAGTTGTAAGGATGCCTGCAAGAAAGGGATGGAATTACTGCGAGAAATATCAACCGGTGTCTTTTCGACAAGTGGTGAGAAGCGCACAGTAGAAGGGCTAGAGATTGCTTTCGACAGACTGAACCACGCAAAGAGGCGAGACAGCAACGGGAAGCTCGACGAAGATGGATATCTCCAGTTTCGAAATTGGGTAGCCATGCAGCAGATTATTCCAGGAGGATCGCTTCAGCTGCCTCGACAGGAAAATTCTATGCTGGACGTTTTTGGAGGGCCTTTGCTCACGTATCAATGTTCTGGCATGGCCGGAGGTTACAAGACTGGTTGCTCTCTGCCTGCGCGTACGGAAGTGATTTCATTGCCAGATCTAGGAGATTGGTTTGATCATGGGTTTGAGCAGCCGGTGGCTTAA
- a CDS encoding probable hydrolase (HAD superfamily) codes for MSKISDFGLLSFDVYGTLIDWETGVLNGLRPLLQSNNAEISREDLLKIYHEAEVAQQEKTPDMKYSELLTTIHPHVAERLGFSKPTSEQNKAFGDSIGSWPAFPDTVDALRRLGKHYKLVVLSNVDRESFSGSNAGPLQGTPFDLIITAQDVGSYKPNLNNFKYMLREVEAKFGIPKERVLQTAQSQFHDHRPAKQMGIKSSWIERPGASMGNTKDPLYDWKFATLGDMADALEKELDSK; via the coding sequence ATGAGCAAGATCTCCGACTTTGGCCTCCTCTCCTTCGACGTCTACGGTACTCTCATTGACTGGGAGACTGGCGTTCTAAATGGCCTCAGGCCCCTTCTCCAGTCCAACAATGCCGAAATATCTCGCGAAGATCTCTTGAAGATCTATCATGAGGCTGAAGTTGCTCAACAGGAAAAGACTCCTGACATGAAGTATTCTGAGCTTCTGACTACCATCCACCCTCATGTTGCAGAGCGTCTCGGCTTCTCTAAGCCCACATCTGAACAAAACAAGGCCTTTGGCGATTCAATTGGATCATGGCCAGCATTTCCTGATACTGTTGATGCTCTTCGTCGTCTCGGCAAACATTACAAGCTCGTTGTTCTGTCTAATGTCGACCGCGAATCCTTCTCCGGCAGCAATGCAGGTCCTCTTCAGGGCACCCCCTTCGACCTGATCATCACTGCACAAGACGTTGGAAGTTACAAACCTAACCTGAACAATTTCAAGTATATGTTGCGGGAAGTAGAGGCCAAGTTTGGTATTCCCAAGGAAAGGGTGCTGCAGACTGCGCAGAGCCAGTTTCATGATCATCGGCCTGCGAAGCAGATGGGCATCAAATCAAGTTGGATTGAGAGACCTGGAGCTAGTATGGGCAACACAAAGGATCCTTTGTATGATTGGAAGTTTGCCACACTTGGAGATATGGCTGATGCGTTGGAGAAGGAACTTGATAGCAAGTAA